From the Ensifer adhaerens genome, the window GCAACGACTGGATCCGTATCGCGTAAGGGTGCCACGACGACCTTGGGCGGCGGAAAAGGGGAAGAATATGCGGGTTCTATTAATTGAAGACGACAGTGCAACGGCTCAGAGCATTGAGCTGATGCTCAAGTCCGAGAGTTTTAACGTCTACACCACCGATCTCGGTGAAGAAGGCGTCGATCTCGGCAAACTTTATGACTATGACATCATCCTTCTCGACCTCAACCTGCCGGATATGTCCGGCTATGAAGTCTTGAGAACGCTGCGTCTTTCCAAGGTGAAGACCCCGATCCTGATTCTTTCCGGCATGGCTGGCATCGAAGACAAGGTCCGCGGCCTGGGCTTTGGCGCCGATGACTACATGACCAAGCCCTTCCACAAGGATGAGCTGGTTGCCCGTATTCACGCCATCGTCCGTCGTTCCAAGGGTCACGCCCAGTCGGTCATCTCCACCGGTGAGCTGATCGTCAACCTGGATGCCAAGACGGTCGAAGTCGGCGGACAACGCGTCCACCTGACCGGCAAGGAATACCAGATGCTCGAGCTGCTTTCACTGCGCAAGGGCACGACGCTGACCAAGGAAATGTTCCTGAACCACCTCTACGGCGGCATGGACGAGCCGGAACTGAAGATCATCGACGTCTTCATCTGCAAGCTGCGCAAGAAGCTTGCAAACGCTGCCGGCGGCGCCAACTACATCGAGACCGTCTGGGGCCGCGGCTACGTGCTGCGTGAGCCGGATGGCGCCGAGTACGCCGAAACTGCCTGATTTCCCGCCAGGGCTTGCACCGACCCCCGCATGATGCGGGCCCGACATTTGAGATTTTCACAGGACCCGCCAATTGAGGCGGGTTTTGTTTTTGGACGACCCGATCGCGCTGCGCAGCAGCGCTCTTCGAGCCTACGAGGCGTCCGGTCGCCGGCAATATTTACCCTCTCCTCTCCCGTCGCACCCAACGCCGCTCAACGCTTGGCCTGCGTTGGCGGCACCAGGCAACAAAAAAGCCGCGGCAAAGGCCACGGCTTCGTTTCATTTCGAAAGATCGGGGTAAGGCGGCTCAGGCCGCCATCGACTGGCTCGCGAAAACGCTGGTCAGGATCTTGCGGTCGAAAGGCTTCAGCAGGAAGTCGTCGGCGCCGGCACGCTTTCCGGCCATCATCTTCTTGAGATCCGCCTCGACGACACAGTAGTAGATCCGAACTGCCGGACCGTTCGGAAGCCGCCGGATGTTGCCGATGAGTTCGAGTGCGCCATCCAATCCGGCGTCAATGATCAGGATATTCGGGAGCTCTGCTTCGCAGCGGACAAGCGCCTCGAGGCTGTTCGATGCCTCGTAAACCATGAAGCCCATGCCGGACAGGATACGTTTCCCAACTTTCCGGACCACATCCGAGCCGTCGGCAATCATCAAGCGCCGCATGTCCTACTCCCTTCGCAACTTACCTATACGCGTACTCGCAGGCTGGAAACAACTCTATACAAATTTGGGAAAGAATTCGTTACGGAGCTTGCTTAACGGCGCCTTTCTTTGCCGACTCAACCATCTGAAAACATTAATTTTTCCAGAACTGGACGCAAGTGACGAGAAACGCG encodes:
- the ctrA gene encoding response regulator transcription factor CtrA, which codes for MRVLLIEDDSATAQSIELMLKSESFNVYTTDLGEEGVDLGKLYDYDIILLDLNLPDMSGYEVLRTLRLSKVKTPILILSGMAGIEDKVRGLGFGADDYMTKPFHKDELVARIHAIVRRSKGHAQSVISTGELIVNLDAKTVEVGGQRVHLTGKEYQMLELLSLRKGTTLTKEMFLNHLYGGMDEPELKIIDVFICKLRKKLANAAGGANYIETVWGRGYVLREPDGAEYAETA
- a CDS encoding response regulator, which gives rise to MRRLMIADGSDVVRKVGKRILSGMGFMVYEASNSLEALVRCEAELPNILIIDAGLDGALELIGNIRRLPNGPAVRIYYCVVEADLKKMMAGKRAGADDFLLKPFDRKILTSVFASQSMAA